In one Curtobacterium citreum genomic region, the following are encoded:
- a CDS encoding transglutaminase domain-containing protein, with the protein MSAVTGTRADARRAARRRDARREPLRLVGGTLVVWLLLAVGSVSWWPVYRDGSMVAAAVTAVVAGSVVALAGAALRLPALVVGVATAAAFAATGVPAAVPSEAAGLLPTGPGLVDLAAGVALDWKRLVTISLPVGSYESLLVPFFVTLLVATVTAVSVATRASRPELASIPALVLFAAGVVVGPTRLDVSVASAVLLGGIALVWALTVRYVRRAAAVSRTVGARVPVWRSVLRPALVGTGTIVAAGVVATGLGLVVPPAADRTVARSDVVKPFDPRDHVSPLSGFRAYEEFGAADAPQLTVTGLPAGGFVRIATLDTYDGVVYRVGGDDGASASGTFERVPTSVDVRGVSGTDVRVDVRVDGYRGVWLPTVGALRSVTFQGGDAGSERGAFFYNRTTSTGAVVSGVGDRTRYQLDAVVPDQPTDAQLADARPGTASVPTPSGVPDAVRERVEATTADAGSDGAKLLAAVQDLKRTGYVSHGVGDDRASRSGHGADRIQELLTSPLMIGDQEQYAVTAALMARELGFPARVVMGFTAGGDAGGDAAETAGGSGGTTTFRGSDVTARIEVDTAQYGWVMLDPNPVVREIPEEQDQTPQPVTRPETVVPPPPVEQQDQDRQAPPQSDRSTPPVQPLWLQVLLAALPWVLGVLALAALVLLPFAVVVLLKRLRRRRRRRAPTPRGRIVGAWDEYRDALVDRGHDVTRAATRKEAVVGAPGEGGTGLAALADRAVFGPDDPDDRIASRMWSATEEAVRSLRTGRNRRQRWRAAVSVRSLRTGSSPRTGSRRVSSAGRWHRGRPGTRDYDGPEAGERRGRPSEDQQP; encoded by the coding sequence GTGAGCGCCGTGACCGGGACGCGGGCCGACGCACGGCGTGCAGCCCGGCGTCGGGACGCGCGTCGCGAACCGCTGCGCCTGGTCGGCGGCACGCTCGTGGTCTGGCTCCTGCTCGCGGTCGGCAGCGTGTCGTGGTGGCCGGTCTACCGCGACGGGTCCATGGTCGCCGCTGCCGTCACCGCGGTGGTCGCCGGCTCGGTGGTCGCCCTCGCGGGGGCGGCGCTCCGCCTGCCCGCCCTCGTCGTCGGCGTCGCCACCGCTGCGGCCTTCGCCGCGACTGGCGTCCCCGCTGCCGTGCCGTCCGAGGCGGCCGGTCTGCTGCCGACCGGACCCGGTCTGGTGGACCTCGCGGCCGGTGTCGCACTCGACTGGAAGCGTCTGGTGACCATCAGCCTGCCGGTCGGGTCCTACGAGTCGCTGCTCGTCCCCTTCTTCGTCACGCTCCTCGTCGCGACGGTGACGGCCGTGAGCGTGGCGACCCGTGCCTCCCGTCCGGAACTCGCGAGCATCCCGGCTCTCGTCCTCTTCGCCGCCGGCGTCGTCGTCGGTCCGACGCGACTCGACGTGTCCGTGGCGAGTGCGGTCCTGCTCGGCGGGATCGCACTCGTCTGGGCGCTGACGGTGCGGTACGTCCGTCGCGCCGCGGCCGTGTCGCGCACCGTCGGGGCGCGGGTGCCGGTCTGGCGTTCGGTGCTCCGACCCGCGCTCGTCGGGACCGGCACGATCGTCGCGGCCGGGGTCGTGGCGACCGGACTCGGACTCGTCGTGCCACCGGCCGCGGACCGGACGGTCGCCCGCAGCGACGTCGTGAAGCCCTTCGACCCACGGGACCACGTGAGTCCGCTGAGCGGGTTCCGCGCGTACGAGGAGTTCGGCGCCGCCGATGCACCACAGCTGACGGTGACGGGTCTGCCCGCGGGCGGGTTCGTCCGGATCGCGACCCTCGACACGTACGACGGGGTCGTGTACCGCGTCGGCGGCGACGACGGGGCGTCGGCGTCCGGCACCTTCGAGCGCGTGCCGACGAGCGTCGACGTGCGCGGCGTGTCCGGCACCGACGTCCGCGTCGACGTGCGGGTCGACGGGTACCGGGGCGTGTGGCTGCCGACCGTCGGCGCCCTCCGTTCGGTGACGTTCCAGGGCGGCGACGCGGGCTCCGAACGCGGTGCGTTCTTCTACAACCGCACCACCAGCACCGGAGCGGTGGTGAGCGGGGTGGGCGACCGCACCCGCTACCAGCTCGACGCCGTCGTCCCGGACCAGCCGACGGACGCCCAGCTCGCCGACGCCCGACCGGGCACCGCCTCCGTCCCGACGCCGTCCGGCGTGCCGGACGCGGTCCGCGAGCGGGTCGAGGCGACGACCGCCGACGCGGGCTCCGACGGCGCGAAGCTCCTGGCTGCGGTGCAGGACCTCAAGCGGACGGGCTACGTGAGCCACGGCGTCGGCGACGACCGCGCCAGCCGCTCGGGTCACGGGGCGGACCGCATCCAGGAACTCCTGACGTCCCCGCTCATGATCGGCGACCAGGAGCAGTACGCCGTCACGGCCGCCCTGATGGCGCGCGAGCTCGGTTTCCCGGCACGGGTGGTGATGGGCTTCACCGCCGGGGGAGACGCCGGTGGGGACGCCGCTGAGACGGCAGGCGGCTCCGGCGGGACCACCACGTTCCGCGGTTCCGACGTCACCGCGCGGATCGAGGTCGACACCGCGCAGTACGGGTGGGTGATGCTCGACCCGAACCCGGTCGTGCGCGAGATCCCCGAGGAGCAGGACCAGACGCCGCAGCCGGTCACGCGTCCGGAGACCGTCGTCCCGCCGCCGCCGGTCGAGCAGCAGGACCAGGACCGGCAGGCGCCGCCGCAGAGCGACCGGAGCACCCCGCCGGTGCAGCCGCTCTGGTTGCAAGTGTTGCTCGCTGCCCTGCCGTGGGTGCTCGGCGTCCTCGCGCTGGCGGCCCTCGTGCTCCTGCCGTTCGCCGTCGTCGTCCTGCTCAAGCGCCTGCGACGGCGTCGGCGGCGCCGAGCCCCGACCCCGCGCGGGCGGATCGTCGGCGCCTGGGACGAGTACCGCGACGCCCTCGTCGACCGAGGGCACGACGTCACCCGCGCAGCCACGCGCAAGGAGGCCGTCGTCGGTGCACCGGGCGAGGGCGGGACGGGCCTCGCTGCGCTGGCGGACCGCGCGGTCTTCGGGCCGGACGACCCCGACGACCGCATCGCGAGCCGGATGTGGTCGGCGACCGAGGAAGCGGTCCGGAGCCTCCGCACCGGGCGGAACCGACGGCAGCGGTGGCGTGCGGCGGTGTCCGTCCGGTCCCTGCGTACGGGCAGCAGCCCCCGAACGGGGTCCCGACGTGTCTCGTCGGCCGGCCGGTGGCACCGCGGTCGTCCGGGCACGCGTGACTACGATGGGCCGGAGGCCGGCGAGCGTCGTGGACGGCCGAGTGAGGACCAACAACCGTGA
- a CDS encoding FHA domain-containing protein, with product MIRCEHCGSMLPEGAIFCGECGRSVNVAANRRPAPAARNDQTTPPPLQQPDPQGRRPDPATEAWLPEATLDPATRAWLTGSDPNPTAAPAAPHGIDQRGADPRGADSRGARTHAHGAVSGVHVPATGAPTAQPEPPLDPEQYPSSSVPDGADAEWTRPAAPRERPAEQTDPVDVPEPPTTPVWQPPTQSAPVAPSRPSWWVGRPPAAEETPTDVPDVARTDTARDMARPQENDTAVVEPLVDRRPSRPTPLVTPGSGSATCHVCGHTLEPDDIFCAECGAVRPAVTAAFTGPVVPLPIARPDWAADDQALVAADAVDDGDQDSRGDDATAADADASDASAADEHGADGDDATEHDTDMNADADEHAADVSAPSADEHDTGAGALGGAPEAVGHAPLPPVPGSPTVPSAPAAEWTAPPVTNVATTASGAPTAPPLPGSTGPVLPPTGSATAPSSADDLDEDVEATRIVTKDTGRDPFVLHCSTGERVEVHGTGLLGRLPRPQPGERFDDLVTVHDPGKSVSKTHLELGRDGDDLWVSDRFSGNGTVIRHIDGSIRRCEPGRRYRVERGARVDIGEQFFLVQ from the coding sequence GTGATCAGATGCGAACACTGCGGGTCGATGCTCCCCGAGGGGGCGATCTTCTGCGGTGAGTGCGGGCGATCGGTGAACGTCGCGGCGAACCGTCGTCCCGCGCCGGCAGCCCGGAACGACCAGACGACACCGCCGCCGCTGCAGCAGCCGGATCCGCAGGGCCGTCGCCCCGACCCGGCCACCGAGGCGTGGTTGCCCGAGGCGACCCTGGACCCCGCGACCCGGGCCTGGCTGACCGGCTCAGACCCGAACCCGACCGCCGCCCCCGCCGCACCGCACGGCATCGACCAGCGTGGTGCCGATCCGCGCGGGGCCGATTCGCGTGGTGCACGGACGCACGCGCACGGTGCGGTCTCCGGCGTCCACGTCCCCGCGACGGGCGCTCCGACCGCGCAGCCGGAGCCGCCCCTCGACCCGGAGCAGTACCCGTCGTCCTCGGTACCGGACGGTGCCGACGCCGAGTGGACGCGTCCCGCGGCTCCCCGTGAGCGACCGGCCGAGCAGACGGACCCGGTCGACGTGCCCGAGCCGCCCACCACCCCGGTCTGGCAGCCGCCGACGCAGTCGGCCCCGGTCGCGCCCTCCCGTCCGTCGTGGTGGGTCGGCCGTCCGCCGGCCGCTGAGGAGACCCCGACCGACGTCCCCGACGTCGCGCGGACCGACACCGCCCGGGACATGGCACGACCCCAGGAGAACGACACCGCCGTCGTCGAGCCCCTCGTCGACCGGCGCCCCTCGCGCCCGACACCGCTCGTGACCCCCGGGAGCGGATCCGCGACCTGTCACGTCTGCGGACACACGCTCGAGCCCGACGACATCTTCTGCGCCGAATGCGGAGCCGTGCGTCCCGCGGTGACCGCAGCGTTCACCGGACCCGTCGTCCCGCTGCCGATCGCCCGCCCGGACTGGGCTGCCGACGACCAAGCGCTCGTCGCAGCCGACGCGGTGGACGACGGCGACCAGGACAGTCGCGGCGACGACGCGACCGCCGCCGACGCTGATGCGAGCGACGCGAGCGCCGCGGACGAGCACGGTGCGGACGGGGACGACGCGACCGAGCACGACACGGACATGAACGCTGACGCCGACGAGCACGCCGCCGACGTGAGCGCGCCCAGCGCGGACGAGCACGACACGGGCGCAGGCGCGCTCGGCGGAGCGCCCGAGGCCGTCGGCCACGCGCCGCTCCCGCCGGTACCCGGCTCACCGACCGTCCCGTCCGCACCCGCAGCCGAGTGGACCGCGCCGCCCGTCACGAACGTCGCGACCACGGCCTCGGGTGCCCCCACCGCCCCTCCGCTTCCCGGTTCGACGGGGCCGGTGCTGCCGCCCACGGGGTCGGCGACGGCTCCGTCGAGTGCGGATGACCTGGACGAGGACGTCGAAGCGACCCGGATCGTCACGAAGGACACCGGCCGGGACCCCTTCGTCCTGCACTGCAGCACCGGGGAGCGCGTCGAGGTGCACGGTACCGGGCTGCTCGGTCGCCTGCCGCGGCCGCAGCCGGGGGAGCGGTTCGACGACCTCGTGACCGTCCACGACCCGGGGAAGTCCGTCTCGAAGACCCACCTCGAGCTCGGTCGGGACGGCGACGACCTCTGGGTCTCCGACCGGTTCTCGGGCAACGGCACGGTCATCCGGCACATCGACGGCTCGATCCGCCGCTGCGAGCCGGGGCGACGTTACCGCGTGGAGCGCGGGGCCCGCGTGGACATCGGCGAGCAGTTCTTCCTGGTGCAGTGA
- a CDS encoding AAA family ATPase: MSMTPEQATWFADVAGRIVTNVEQVLLGKTFVIRLAVTAMLSEGHLLLEDVPGTGKTSLARAMAQSVQGSTNRIQFTPDLLPGDITGISVYDQRSQEFDFHRGPVFANIVLADEINRASPKTQSALLEAMEESAVTVDGVNHRLAAPFMVIATQNPVEQAGTYRLPEAQLDRFLLKTSIGYPDHAATVRILETSSAPSASVPLAAVVPAATITEMAALARTVHVDPTIADYVARLVDATRSANEVRLGVSVRGAMGLVRASRVLAALNGRHYVTPDDVKALAVPVLAHRLVLDAEAEFDGVSTTSVVAQLLVETPPPSDRAVS; encoded by the coding sequence ATGAGCATGACCCCCGAGCAGGCCACCTGGTTCGCCGACGTCGCCGGCCGCATCGTGACCAACGTCGAGCAGGTGCTCCTCGGGAAGACGTTCGTGATCCGTCTGGCCGTCACCGCGATGCTCAGCGAGGGACACCTGCTGCTCGAGGACGTCCCGGGCACGGGCAAGACGAGCCTCGCCCGCGCGATGGCGCAGAGCGTGCAGGGGTCGACGAACCGCATCCAGTTCACGCCGGACCTGCTCCCGGGTGACATCACCGGGATCAGCGTCTACGACCAGCGATCCCAGGAGTTCGACTTCCACCGCGGCCCGGTGTTCGCGAACATCGTGCTCGCCGACGAGATCAACCGTGCCAGTCCGAAGACCCAGTCCGCCCTGCTCGAGGCGATGGAGGAGTCGGCGGTCACGGTCGACGGCGTGAACCACCGCCTCGCCGCACCCTTCATGGTCATCGCGACGCAGAACCCCGTCGAGCAGGCCGGCACGTACCGCCTGCCCGAGGCGCAGCTCGACCGCTTCCTCTTGAAGACCTCGATCGGGTACCCGGACCACGCCGCGACGGTCCGGATCCTCGAGACCTCGTCCGCGCCGTCGGCCTCGGTGCCGCTCGCCGCCGTCGTGCCGGCTGCGACGATCACCGAGATGGCCGCCCTCGCCCGGACGGTGCACGTCGACCCGACGATCGCCGACTACGTGGCGCGCCTGGTGGACGCCACGCGCTCCGCGAACGAGGTCCGCCTCGGTGTGAGCGTGCGCGGTGCCATGGGCCTCGTCCGTGCGTCGCGCGTCCTCGCCGCGCTCAACGGCCGCCACTACGTCACCCCCGACGACGTCAAGGCACTCGCCGTCCCGGTGCTCGCGCACCGGCTGGTCCTCGACGCCGAAGCCGAGTTCGACGGGGTCAGCACGACGAGCGTCGTTGCGCAGCTCCTCGTCGAGACGCCGCCGCCGAGCGACCGGGCGGTCTCGTGA
- a CDS encoding DUF58 domain-containing protein, which produces MNDRRSAATRSRRAATRSRRGATVTERTGTVAGLTNVRTRLVGDREGVAADAVVGLAKAWSTAWRLVRRGWTEVSSVVTGLGWAVAAVTLVAFVVGYRSGLREVVVVGWAGTVLVLVAAVALVGRSRLLIRMRLPQHRVAVGDEAGVVVTAENPARLPSVPATVEVPVGPGLVDVAIPGIPPRGTFEQRVPVPTVRRGVLDVGPVTGVRADPVGLVRREVVWTAREQVIVHPRTIAIPSTSTGLVRDLEGQATTDLSPADIAFHAIREYMPGDDPRTIHWKSTAKSGALMVRQFEDTRRSHLVVALGVGRGEFADDDEFELAVSAAASLGTRAVRDGREVSVVVSARTPEYAKRAVYAVQPLPTVTPTRLLDAFATVGLADSCLPVAEVSRIVGVETTGISVAFLVVGSTVGLPALRLAATRFPVGVEVVAVICEPEAQPRFLRVAGLTVVTIGYLDDLRTALHRQAAAA; this is translated from the coding sequence GTGAACGATCGTCGGTCCGCCGCGACGCGCTCACGGCGCGCCGCGACCCGGTCACGTCGGGGCGCCACCGTCACGGAGCGCACCGGGACGGTCGCCGGGCTGACGAACGTCCGGACCCGCCTGGTCGGCGACCGGGAGGGGGTCGCCGCCGACGCGGTCGTCGGGCTCGCGAAGGCCTGGTCCACGGCCTGGAGGCTCGTCCGTCGCGGGTGGACAGAGGTCTCCTCGGTGGTCACCGGCCTGGGATGGGCGGTCGCCGCCGTCACGCTGGTCGCGTTCGTCGTCGGGTACCGGTCCGGGCTGCGCGAGGTCGTCGTGGTCGGGTGGGCGGGGACCGTCCTGGTCCTCGTCGCGGCCGTCGCCCTCGTCGGTCGCTCGCGCCTGCTCATCCGGATGCGCCTGCCACAGCACCGCGTCGCCGTGGGGGACGAGGCCGGTGTCGTGGTCACGGCCGAGAACCCGGCGCGCCTGCCGTCGGTGCCCGCCACGGTCGAGGTCCCGGTCGGTCCGGGGCTGGTGGACGTCGCGATCCCGGGCATCCCGCCGCGGGGCACGTTCGAGCAGCGCGTCCCGGTCCCGACGGTCCGACGCGGTGTGCTCGACGTCGGACCCGTCACGGGCGTGCGTGCCGACCCCGTCGGGCTGGTCCGGCGCGAGGTCGTGTGGACCGCCCGCGAGCAGGTCATCGTCCACCCGCGCACGATCGCGATCCCCTCGACGAGCACCGGTCTGGTCCGGGACCTCGAGGGACAGGCGACCACCGACCTCTCGCCGGCGGACATCGCCTTCCACGCGATCCGCGAGTACATGCCCGGTGACGACCCCCGGACCATCCACTGGAAGTCGACGGCGAAGTCGGGCGCCCTGATGGTCCGGCAGTTCGAGGACACGCGCCGGTCCCACCTCGTCGTCGCCCTCGGCGTCGGACGCGGCGAGTTCGCGGACGACGACGAGTTCGAGCTCGCCGTGAGCGCCGCCGCGTCGCTCGGCACCCGGGCCGTCCGGGACGGCAGGGAGGTCTCCGTCGTCGTCTCCGCGCGGACCCCGGAGTACGCCAAGCGCGCCGTCTACGCCGTCCAGCCACTGCCCACGGTGACGCCCACCCGACTGCTCGACGCCTTCGCGACGGTCGGGCTCGCCGACTCGTGCCTGCCCGTGGCCGAGGTGTCGCGCATCGTGGGGGTCGAGACCACCGGGATCTCCGTCGCGTTCCTCGTCGTCGGCTCCACGGTCGGCCTGCCCGCCCTCCGCCTCGCAGCGACGCGCTTCCCGGTCGGCGTCGAGGTGGTCGCCGTGATCTGCGAACCGGAGGCCCAGCCCCGGTTCCTCCGCGTCGCCGGTCTGACCGTCGTGACGATCGGCTACCTGGACGACCTCCGCACCGCCCTGCACCGGCAGGCGGCCGCCGCGTGA